From a region of the Poecile atricapillus isolate bPoeAtr1 chromosome 4, bPoeAtr1.hap1, whole genome shotgun sequence genome:
- the DLC1 gene encoding rho GTPase-activating protein 7 isoform X3, which yields MHHPVKAPLRRSFSDHIRDSTARALDVIWKNTRDRRLAEIEAKEACDWLRAAGFPQYAQLYEDLLFPIDIALVKREHDFLDRDAIEALCRRLNTLNKCAVMKLEISPHRKRGSSLQSEDSDEDEPCAISGKWTFQRDSKRWSRLEEFDVFPPKPDLNIPSPEAPHLTNAASRESVLTDLSERQEVASILSISSSSSHQPTLQSEASTTRTNSVVSVCSSSNFVANDDSFSSLPSPRELNSFSFNTKANEKNAKSKTKSLLKRMESLKIKSSHHGKSKAPSKLGLIISGPILQEGMDEDKLKQLNCVEISTLNGNHINFPMVRKRSVSNSTQTSSSSSQSETSSAVSTPSPVTRTRSLSAYNKRVGMYLEGFDPFNQSTFSDVMEQNFKNRGSFAEDTVFLIPEDHKPGTFPKALSNGNFSPTESNTSVNWRTGSFHGHGHLTLQRENSGDSSKELGMGKRRNSSSSMSSRLSIYDNVPGSILYSSTSDLADLENEDIFPELDDILYHVKGMQRIVNQWSEKFSDEGDSDSALDSISPCPSSPKQIHLDVDNDRRTPSDLDSTGNSLNETEEPTGIQDRRDSGVGASLTRSSRHKLRWHSFQSSHRPSLSSASLQINCQSVAQMNLLQKYSLLKLTALLEKYTPSNKHGFSWAVPKFMKRIKVPDYKDRNVFGVPLQVNVQRTGQPLPQSIQQAMRYLRNHCLDQVGLFRKSGVKSRIQALRQMNESSTDSVNYDGQSAYDVADMLKQFFRDLPEPLMTNKLSETFLQIYQYVPKDQRLQAIKAAIMLLPDENREVLQILLYFLSDVTAAVKENQMTPTNLAVCLAPSLFHLNTLKRENSSPRVMQRKPSLGKPDQKDLNENLAATQGLAHMIAECKKLFQIPEEMSRGRNSYTEQDLRPLSLEELRGSSCNTEPSDYHCYLQDCVDDLLKEMKEKFKGWVSCSTSEQAELAYKKVCEGPPLRLWKTTIEISATPEDVLNRLLKEQHLWDEDLIESKVIEPLDSQTDIYQYVQNSMAPHPARDFVVLRTWRTNFPKGACVLLATSVDHDRAPVAGVRVNVLLSRYLIEPCGSGKSKLTYMCRIDLRGHMPDWYTKSFGHLCASEVVKIRDSFSQQSPESKEVKSR from the exons GGTTCTTCTTTGCAGAGTGAAGATTCAGATGAAGATGAACCTTGTGCAATAAGTGGCAAATGGACTTTTCAGAGGGACAGCAAGAGGTGGTCACGGCTTGAAGAGTTTGATGTCTTCCCTCCAAAACCGGACTTGAATATCCCGTCCCCAGAAGCTCCTCACCTGACGAACGCAGCAAGCCGGGAGAGCGTGCTCACAGACCTCAGCGAACGCCAGGAGGTGGCTTCTATTCTgagcatcagcagcagcagcagccaccaaCCAACCCTGCAGAGCGAGGCGTCTACCACCAGGACAAACTCAGTGGTGAGCGTTTGTTCATCGAGCAACTTTGTAGCCAACGATGACTCATTCAGCAGCCTGCCCTCGCCCAGGGAACTGAATAGCTTCAGCTTCAACACAAAAGCCAACGAGAAGAACGCCAAGTCCAAAACAAAGAGCCTGCTCAAGAGAATGGAGAGTCTTAAAATCAAGAGTTCTCACCATGGCAAGAGCAAAGCTCCTTCAAAGCTTGGCCTGATTATTAGCGGGCCAATCCTGCAGGAGGGCATGGATGAAGATAAACTGAAACAACTTAACTGCGTGGAGATTTCCACCCTCAACGGCAATCACATCAACTTCCCCATGGTACGAAAGAGGAGCGTCTCCAATTCCACCcagaccagcagcagcagtagtcAGTCTGAGACGAGCAGTGCTGTCAGCACACCCAGTCCTGTCACACGAACACGCAGCCTCAGTGCCTACAATAAAAGGGTGGGCATGTACCTGGAAGGGTTTGATCCCTTCAATCAGTCAACGTTCAGCGATGTGATGGAGCAGAACTTCAAGAACCGCGGCAGTTTTGCGGAAGACACTGTGTTTCTTATCCCTGAGGATCATAAGCCCGGCACTTTTCCCAAAGCACTCTCCAATGGTAACTTCTCCCCTACAGAAAGCAACACCTCTGTGAACTGGAGGACAGGGAGTTTCCATGGACACGGCCACCTCACCCTCCAGAGGGAGAACAGTGGCGACAGCTCCAAAGAGCTAGGCATGGGAAAAAGGCGCAACTCCTCCAGTTCCATGAGCAGCCGCTTGAGTATTTATGACAATGTGCCAGGTTCAATCCTGTATTCCAGTACAAGTGACCTGGCCGACCTCGAAAATGAAGACATATTCCCAGAACTAGACGACATCCTATACCATGTCAAAGGGATGCAGAGAATAGTGAACCAGTGGTCGGAGAAGTTCTCAGATGAAGGGGACTCTGACTCAGCACTCGACTCCATCTCCCCATGTCCTTCCTCTCCAAAGCAGATTCACCTTGATGTAGATAATGATCGAAGAACACCAAGTGACCTCGACAGTACAGGGAATTCACTGAATGAAACAGAAGAGCCCACAGGGATACAGGACAGGAGAGACTCTGGGGTTGGTGCGTCGCTGACACGTTCCAGCAG GCACAAGCTAAGGTGGCACAGCTTCCAGAGTTCCCACCGGCCCAGCCTCAGCTCAGCATCGCTGCAGATCAACTGCCAGTCTGTGGCACAGATGAACCTGCTGCAGAAATACTCTCTCCTGAAGCTGACTGCTCTCCTGGAGAAGTACACACCTTCCAACAAGCATGGCTTCAGCTG GGCAGTACCAAAATTTATGAAAAGAATAAAGGTGCCAGATTATAAAGACCGGAATGTCTTTGGAGTACCACTGCAAGTGAACGTGCAGCGCACAGGGCAGCCTCTTCCCCAGAGCATTCAGCAAGCCATGCGGTACCTCCGCAACCACTGTCTGGATCAG GTTGGACTCTTTAGGAAATCTGGAGTCAAATCAAGAATCCAGGCTTTGCGTCAAATGAATGAGAGTTCCACAGACAGTGTCAACTACGACGGCCAGTCTGCCTATGATGTAGCGGATATGTTAAAGCAATTCTTTCGTGATCTCCCTGAGCCTCTCATGACCAACAAACTCTCCGAGACCTTCTTACAGATATACCAGT ATGTGCCAAAGGATCAGCGTCTCCAGGCTATCAAGGCTGCCATTATGCTTTTACCTGATGAGAACAGGGAGGTCCTCCAGATTCTTCTCTATTTCCTGAGTGATGTCACAGCTGCAGTGAAGGAAAACCAGATGACACCAACAAACCTGGCTGTCTGCTTAGCACCTTCCCTCTTCCACTTGAACACTCTCAAAAGAGAGAATTCTTCCCCAAG GGTGATGCAAAGGAAACCAAGCCTGGGCAAACCTGATCAAAAGGACCTAAATGAAAATCTGGCTGCAACCCAAGGGCTAGCTCATATGATTGCTGAATGCAAGAAACTCTTTCAG ATACCAGAGGAAATGAGCAGGGGTCGGAACTCGTACACGGAGCAGGACCTGCGTCccctcagcctggaggagctccggggcagcagctgcaacaCTGAGCCCTCTGACTACCACTGCTACCTCCAGGACTGCGTGGATGACTTGCTAAAGGAGATGAAGGAGAAGTTTAAAGGCTGGGTCAGCTGCTCCACATCAGAGCAAGCAGAGCTGGCGTACAAGAAG GTGTGTGAAGGTCCTCCACTTCGATTATGGAAAACTACCATTGAAATCTCAGCTACACCAGAGGATGTTTTAAATCGTTTACTTAAAGAGCAGCATCTTTGGGATGAAGATCTTATAGAGTCAAAAGTAATTGAGCCTTTGGATAGCCAGACAGATATATACCAGTATGTCCAGAACAGCATGGCACCTCACCCAGCCAGGGACTTCGTTGTCTTAAG aacaTGGAGGACAAACTTCCCCAAAGGAGCCTGTGTGCTTCTAGCAACCTCAGTGGACCATGACCGGGCTCCTGTGGCAGGTGTTAGAGTCAATGTGCTCCTGTCAAGGTATCTGATTGAGCCCTGCGGGTCAGGAAAATCAAAACTTACCTACATGTGCAGAATTGATTTAAG GGGCCACATGCCAGACTGGTACACCAAGTCTTTCGGACACTTGTGTGCGTCAGAAGTTGTTAAGATACGAGACTCTTTCAGTCAGCAGAGTCCTGAGAGCAAGGAAGTAAAATCCAGGTGA
- the DLC1 gene encoding rho GTPase-activating protein 7 isoform X4 has translation MHHPVKAPLRRSFSDHIRDSTARALDVIWKNTRDRRLAEIEAKEACDWLRAAGFPQYAQLYEDLLFPIDIALVKREHDFLDRDAIEALCRRLNTLNKCAVMKLEISPHRKRSEDSDEDEPCAISGKWTFQRDSKRWSRLEEFDVFPPKPDLNIPSPEAPHLTNAASRESVLTDLSERQEVASILSISSSSSHQPTLQSEASTTRTNSVVSVCSSSNFVANDDSFSSLPSPRELNSFSFNTKANEKNAKSKTKSLLKRMESLKIKSSHHGKSKAPSKLGLIISGPILQEGMDEDKLKQLNCVEISTLNGNHINFPMVRKRSVSNSTQTSSSSSQSETSSAVSTPSPVTRTRSLSAYNKRVGMYLEGFDPFNQSTFSDVMEQNFKNRGSFAEDTVFLIPEDHKPGTFPKALSNGNFSPTESNTSVNWRTGSFHGHGHLTLQRENSGDSSKELGMGKRRNSSSSMSSRLSIYDNVPGSILYSSTSDLADLENEDIFPELDDILYHVKGMQRIVNQWSEKFSDEGDSDSALDSISPCPSSPKQIHLDVDNDRRTPSDLDSTGNSLNETEEPTGIQDRRDSGVGASLTRSSRHKLRWHSFQSSHRPSLSSASLQINCQSVAQMNLLQKYSLLKLTALLEKYTPSNKHGFSWAVPKFMKRIKVPDYKDRNVFGVPLQVNVQRTGQPLPQSIQQAMRYLRNHCLDQVGLFRKSGVKSRIQALRQMNESSTDSVNYDGQSAYDVADMLKQFFRDLPEPLMTNKLSETFLQIYQYVPKDQRLQAIKAAIMLLPDENREVLQILLYFLSDVTAAVKENQMTPTNLAVCLAPSLFHLNTLKRENSSPRVMQRKPSLGKPDQKDLNENLAATQGLAHMIAECKKLFQIPEEMSRGRNSYTEQDLRPLSLEELRGSSCNTEPSDYHCYLQDCVDDLLKEMKEKFKGWVSCSTSEQAELAYKKVCEGPPLRLWKTTIEISATPEDVLNRLLKEQHLWDEDLIESKVIEPLDSQTDIYQYVQNSMAPHPARDFVVLRTWRTNFPKGACVLLATSVDHDRAPVAGVRVNVLLSRYLIEPCGSGKSKLTYMCRIDLRGHMPDWYTKSFGHLCASEVVKIRDSFSQQSPESKEVKSR, from the exons AGTGAAGATTCAGATGAAGATGAACCTTGTGCAATAAGTGGCAAATGGACTTTTCAGAGGGACAGCAAGAGGTGGTCACGGCTTGAAGAGTTTGATGTCTTCCCTCCAAAACCGGACTTGAATATCCCGTCCCCAGAAGCTCCTCACCTGACGAACGCAGCAAGCCGGGAGAGCGTGCTCACAGACCTCAGCGAACGCCAGGAGGTGGCTTCTATTCTgagcatcagcagcagcagcagccaccaaCCAACCCTGCAGAGCGAGGCGTCTACCACCAGGACAAACTCAGTGGTGAGCGTTTGTTCATCGAGCAACTTTGTAGCCAACGATGACTCATTCAGCAGCCTGCCCTCGCCCAGGGAACTGAATAGCTTCAGCTTCAACACAAAAGCCAACGAGAAGAACGCCAAGTCCAAAACAAAGAGCCTGCTCAAGAGAATGGAGAGTCTTAAAATCAAGAGTTCTCACCATGGCAAGAGCAAAGCTCCTTCAAAGCTTGGCCTGATTATTAGCGGGCCAATCCTGCAGGAGGGCATGGATGAAGATAAACTGAAACAACTTAACTGCGTGGAGATTTCCACCCTCAACGGCAATCACATCAACTTCCCCATGGTACGAAAGAGGAGCGTCTCCAATTCCACCcagaccagcagcagcagtagtcAGTCTGAGACGAGCAGTGCTGTCAGCACACCCAGTCCTGTCACACGAACACGCAGCCTCAGTGCCTACAATAAAAGGGTGGGCATGTACCTGGAAGGGTTTGATCCCTTCAATCAGTCAACGTTCAGCGATGTGATGGAGCAGAACTTCAAGAACCGCGGCAGTTTTGCGGAAGACACTGTGTTTCTTATCCCTGAGGATCATAAGCCCGGCACTTTTCCCAAAGCACTCTCCAATGGTAACTTCTCCCCTACAGAAAGCAACACCTCTGTGAACTGGAGGACAGGGAGTTTCCATGGACACGGCCACCTCACCCTCCAGAGGGAGAACAGTGGCGACAGCTCCAAAGAGCTAGGCATGGGAAAAAGGCGCAACTCCTCCAGTTCCATGAGCAGCCGCTTGAGTATTTATGACAATGTGCCAGGTTCAATCCTGTATTCCAGTACAAGTGACCTGGCCGACCTCGAAAATGAAGACATATTCCCAGAACTAGACGACATCCTATACCATGTCAAAGGGATGCAGAGAATAGTGAACCAGTGGTCGGAGAAGTTCTCAGATGAAGGGGACTCTGACTCAGCACTCGACTCCATCTCCCCATGTCCTTCCTCTCCAAAGCAGATTCACCTTGATGTAGATAATGATCGAAGAACACCAAGTGACCTCGACAGTACAGGGAATTCACTGAATGAAACAGAAGAGCCCACAGGGATACAGGACAGGAGAGACTCTGGGGTTGGTGCGTCGCTGACACGTTCCAGCAG GCACAAGCTAAGGTGGCACAGCTTCCAGAGTTCCCACCGGCCCAGCCTCAGCTCAGCATCGCTGCAGATCAACTGCCAGTCTGTGGCACAGATGAACCTGCTGCAGAAATACTCTCTCCTGAAGCTGACTGCTCTCCTGGAGAAGTACACACCTTCCAACAAGCATGGCTTCAGCTG GGCAGTACCAAAATTTATGAAAAGAATAAAGGTGCCAGATTATAAAGACCGGAATGTCTTTGGAGTACCACTGCAAGTGAACGTGCAGCGCACAGGGCAGCCTCTTCCCCAGAGCATTCAGCAAGCCATGCGGTACCTCCGCAACCACTGTCTGGATCAG GTTGGACTCTTTAGGAAATCTGGAGTCAAATCAAGAATCCAGGCTTTGCGTCAAATGAATGAGAGTTCCACAGACAGTGTCAACTACGACGGCCAGTCTGCCTATGATGTAGCGGATATGTTAAAGCAATTCTTTCGTGATCTCCCTGAGCCTCTCATGACCAACAAACTCTCCGAGACCTTCTTACAGATATACCAGT ATGTGCCAAAGGATCAGCGTCTCCAGGCTATCAAGGCTGCCATTATGCTTTTACCTGATGAGAACAGGGAGGTCCTCCAGATTCTTCTCTATTTCCTGAGTGATGTCACAGCTGCAGTGAAGGAAAACCAGATGACACCAACAAACCTGGCTGTCTGCTTAGCACCTTCCCTCTTCCACTTGAACACTCTCAAAAGAGAGAATTCTTCCCCAAG GGTGATGCAAAGGAAACCAAGCCTGGGCAAACCTGATCAAAAGGACCTAAATGAAAATCTGGCTGCAACCCAAGGGCTAGCTCATATGATTGCTGAATGCAAGAAACTCTTTCAG ATACCAGAGGAAATGAGCAGGGGTCGGAACTCGTACACGGAGCAGGACCTGCGTCccctcagcctggaggagctccggggcagcagctgcaacaCTGAGCCCTCTGACTACCACTGCTACCTCCAGGACTGCGTGGATGACTTGCTAAAGGAGATGAAGGAGAAGTTTAAAGGCTGGGTCAGCTGCTCCACATCAGAGCAAGCAGAGCTGGCGTACAAGAAG GTGTGTGAAGGTCCTCCACTTCGATTATGGAAAACTACCATTGAAATCTCAGCTACACCAGAGGATGTTTTAAATCGTTTACTTAAAGAGCAGCATCTTTGGGATGAAGATCTTATAGAGTCAAAAGTAATTGAGCCTTTGGATAGCCAGACAGATATATACCAGTATGTCCAGAACAGCATGGCACCTCACCCAGCCAGGGACTTCGTTGTCTTAAG aacaTGGAGGACAAACTTCCCCAAAGGAGCCTGTGTGCTTCTAGCAACCTCAGTGGACCATGACCGGGCTCCTGTGGCAGGTGTTAGAGTCAATGTGCTCCTGTCAAGGTATCTGATTGAGCCCTGCGGGTCAGGAAAATCAAAACTTACCTACATGTGCAGAATTGATTTAAG GGGCCACATGCCAGACTGGTACACCAAGTCTTTCGGACACTTGTGTGCGTCAGAAGTTGTTAAGATACGAGACTCTTTCAGTCAGCAGAGTCCTGAGAGCAAGGAAGTAAAATCCAGGTGA